The following coding sequences lie in one Cyanobacterium sp. Dongsha4 genomic window:
- the zds gene encoding 9,9'-di-cis-zeta-carotene desaturase gives MRVAIVGAGLAGLATAIELVDAGCEVEIFESRPFVGGKVGSWVDNDGNHIEMGLHVFFGCYYNLFALMKKVGAIENLRLKEHTHTFINQGGRVGELDFRFPTGAPFNGLKAFFTTSQLSTVDKIANSLALGTSPIVRGLIDFHGAMRQIRDLDGISFADWFRKHGGNQGSLDKMWNPIAYALGFIDTENISARCMLTIFQFFAAKTEASVLRMLEGSPHEYLHKPIVNYLESRGVKIHTRRRVREIQYQEGDKTTVTGLLIAKGETEEVITADAYVCACDVPGIQKLIPDGWRKWSEFDNIYKLTAVPVATVQLRFDGWVTELNDEEKRRQLDKAEGIDNLLYTADADFSCFSDLALSSPADYYREGQGSLLQLVLTPGDPFIKESNENIANHVLKQVHELFPSSRELNMTWYSVVKLAQSLYREAPGMDLYRPSQATPIPNFFLAGSYTQQDYIDSMEGATISGLQAARAILKNNQKVAAIA, from the coding sequence ATGCGAGTTGCCATAGTAGGTGCTGGATTAGCAGGATTAGCCACAGCCATTGAATTAGTTGATGCAGGTTGTGAAGTGGAAATATTTGAGTCTCGCCCTTTTGTTGGAGGAAAAGTCGGCAGTTGGGTTGATAATGACGGTAATCATATTGAAATGGGCTTACACGTTTTTTTCGGTTGTTACTATAATCTCTTTGCTTTAATGAAAAAAGTAGGTGCGATCGAAAATTTGCGTTTAAAAGAACATACTCACACTTTTATTAATCAAGGTGGTAGAGTCGGGGAATTGGATTTTCGTTTTCCCACTGGAGCTCCATTTAATGGTTTAAAAGCCTTTTTTACTACTTCTCAACTCTCAACTGTGGATAAGATTGCCAATTCTCTCGCCCTTGGCACTAGCCCTATTGTTAGAGGTTTAATTGATTTTCACGGGGCAATGCGTCAAATTAGAGATTTAGATGGTATTAGTTTTGCTGACTGGTTTCGCAAACATGGGGGGAATCAAGGCAGTTTAGATAAAATGTGGAATCCCATTGCCTATGCTTTAGGATTTATCGATACAGAGAATATTTCTGCCCGTTGTATGTTAACAATTTTCCAATTTTTTGCGGCAAAAACCGAGGCTTCTGTGTTAAGAATGTTAGAAGGTTCACCCCATGAATATTTACATAAACCCATTGTTAACTATTTGGAATCCAGAGGAGTAAAAATTCATACCCGTCGTCGTGTCAGAGAAATTCAATATCAAGAAGGGGATAAAACTACCGTTACGGGGTTATTGATTGCCAAAGGAGAAACAGAGGAAGTTATCACGGCGGATGCTTATGTGTGTGCCTGTGATGTGCCGGGTATTCAAAAATTGATTCCTGATGGTTGGCGTAAATGGTCTGAGTTTGATAACATTTACAAATTAACTGCTGTACCTGTGGCTACGGTACAATTAAGGTTTGATGGTTGGGTAACGGAATTAAATGATGAGGAAAAACGCCGTCAATTAGACAAAGCGGAAGGTATTGATAATTTACTCTACACTGCGGATGCGGACTTTTCTTGTTTTTCGGATCTAGCTTTATCTAGTCCTGCGGATTATTATAGAGAAGGTCAAGGATCTTTATTACAATTAGTTTTAACACCGGGTGATCCTTTTATCAAGGAAAGTAACGAAAATATTGCTAATCATGTTTTAAAACAAGTTCATGAGTTATTCCCTTCTTCCCGTGAGTTAAATATGACTTGGTATAGTGTGGTAAAACTGGCTCAATCTCTCTATCGTGAAGCCCCCGGAATGGATTTATATCGCCCTTCTCAAGCGACTCCTATCCCCAATTTCTTCCTTGCAGGTAGTTATACTCAACAGGATTATATCGACAGTATGGAAGGGGCAACAATTTCTGGATTACAAGCGGCGAGGGCAATTCTTAAGAATAATCAAAAAGTAGCTGCGATCGCATAA
- the pheT gene encoding phenylalanine--tRNA ligase subunit beta, which produces MRISFNWLKELVNISITSEELGKILTIAGFEVEDMEDRRSWADGVVVGKVIKCDRHPNADKLSLCQVDIGEETPSQIVCGAPNVRQDIFVPVATLGTYLPNVDIKIKPAKLRGVESKGMICSLAELGLAKESEGIKILEGDLQVGQDIRPILGLDDVILDITATANRADALSMVGVAREVAALTGGELTLPSIDGDINPNQQGGLTAIKIDEPSACTAYIGTMIENVKIAPSPQWLQWRLEAGGVRPINNVVDVTNYILLEWGQPLHAFDREKLYHIANSQELTIGVRFAEEKETLTTLDGQKRNLQPQNLLITANNHPVALAGVMGGEDSEVDDNTQNLILEAALFEPVPIRRSGKCQGIRTESSTRYERGVNQVELEKALNRAVSLITQLAGGNVSTQIVADNRSSSFQNTIELRCDRIYQVLGKVKQGGNLIDVPREDIVRILEDLGCKLEVKSESPLIWLVTVPPYRYRDLEREIDLIEEVARLYGYDHFTDTLPTQSEVGYIPTNLQIQRKVRASLQGLGLTELMQYSLVSANQAQIKIANPLFSEYSALRSNLIDGLINAFEFNQAQGNGYLKGFEIGRVFWLEDGNKAEGDALGGIIGGDLYTDGIWTRSGKPQPMTWYEAKGILESLFKALKSPITYQAESEDNRLHPGRTAGLWLNKTRIGVFGQLHPQLCQERDLPNSVYVFELQLEPLIALLNQKYLQTPIFKAFSTYPSVERDLAFFASTDLTVADIINAMRKAGGKTLVDVKLFDEYKGANVEEGKRSLAFSLVYRSPDGTLKDTDVDPIHNKIRDALTKQFAVTLRS; this is translated from the coding sequence ATGCGTATCTCTTTCAACTGGTTAAAAGAATTAGTTAATATTTCCATTACCTCTGAAGAATTAGGCAAAATCCTTACCATTGCCGGTTTTGAAGTGGAAGACATGGAAGATAGGAGAAGTTGGGCAGATGGAGTTGTTGTCGGAAAAGTGATAAAATGCGATCGCCATCCCAATGCTGATAAACTTAGTTTATGTCAAGTGGATATAGGAGAAGAAACCCCTTCCCAAATCGTTTGTGGTGCGCCCAATGTGAGACAAGATATATTTGTACCCGTTGCCACCCTCGGCACTTATTTACCCAACGTGGATATAAAAATTAAACCTGCCAAACTTAGGGGAGTAGAAAGTAAAGGCATGATTTGCTCCTTAGCAGAATTAGGCTTGGCAAAGGAAAGCGAAGGAATTAAAATCTTAGAAGGGGATTTGCAAGTAGGGCAGGATATTCGACCCATTTTAGGCTTAGATGACGTTATTTTAGACATTACCGCCACCGCTAATCGTGCTGATGCCTTAAGTATGGTGGGGGTTGCCAGAGAAGTTGCCGCCTTAACAGGAGGAGAATTAACCTTACCCTCCATTGACGGAGACATTAACCCCAATCAACAGGGAGGATTGACAGCAATCAAAATTGATGAGCCTTCTGCTTGTACTGCTTATATTGGTACAATGATTGAAAATGTGAAAATCGCCCCTTCTCCTCAGTGGTTGCAATGGCGTTTAGAAGCAGGAGGAGTGCGCCCGATTAATAACGTTGTAGATGTCACTAACTATATCTTATTGGAATGGGGGCAACCGTTACACGCCTTTGACAGGGAAAAACTCTACCATATTGCCAACTCTCAAGAGTTAACCATTGGGGTGCGTTTTGCCGAAGAGAAAGAAACTTTAACTACTTTAGACGGGCAAAAACGTAATTTACAACCCCAAAATTTACTCATTACCGCTAATAATCATCCCGTTGCTTTAGCGGGGGTTATGGGGGGTGAAGATAGCGAGGTAGATGATAATACCCAAAATCTTATCCTAGAGGCGGCTTTGTTTGAGCCTGTGCCTATTCGTCGCAGTGGTAAATGTCAGGGGATTCGCACGGAGTCTTCTACCCGTTATGAAAGGGGGGTTAATCAAGTCGAATTAGAAAAAGCCTTAAATCGTGCGGTTTCTCTTATTACCCAATTAGCAGGAGGTAATGTTTCCACTCAAATTGTCGCTGATAATCGTAGTAGCAGTTTCCAAAATACCATAGAATTAAGATGCGATCGCATCTATCAAGTGTTAGGGAAAGTCAAACAAGGAGGAAACCTCATTGATGTACCCAGAGAAGATATAGTGAGAATTTTGGAGGATTTAGGCTGTAAACTGGAAGTAAAGAGCGAATCTCCTTTAATCTGGCTTGTTACAGTACCTCCCTACCGTTATCGTGACTTAGAGAGAGAAATTGACTTAATTGAAGAAGTCGCCCGTTTATACGGTTATGATCATTTTACCGATACTTTGCCCACTCAATCAGAAGTCGGTTATATTCCCACTAATTTGCAAATTCAACGGAAAGTCCGTGCTAGTTTACAAGGGTTAGGCTTAACAGAATTAATGCAATACTCCCTCGTTAGTGCCAATCAAGCCCAAATTAAAATCGCTAATCCCCTTTTCAGCGAATATTCTGCGTTGCGTAGTAACCTCATCGATGGTTTAATCAATGCCTTTGAATTTAATCAGGCTCAAGGAAATGGCTATTTAAAAGGTTTTGAAATTGGACGAGTTTTTTGGCTCGAAGATGGAAATAAAGCCGAAGGAGACGCACTAGGAGGCATTATAGGCGGTGATTTATATACCGATGGTATCTGGACAAGAAGCGGTAAACCTCAACCCATGACTTGGTATGAAGCCAAGGGCATTTTAGAAAGTCTATTCAAGGCTTTAAAATCACCTATTACCTATCAAGCAGAATCGGAAGATAATCGCCTCCATCCGGGGCGTACCGCAGGTTTATGGTTAAATAAGACTAGAATCGGTGTTTTTGGGCAACTTCATCCCCAATTATGTCAAGAAAGGGATTTACCTAACTCTGTTTATGTGTTTGAATTGCAATTAGAGCCATTAATCGCTTTGTTAAACCAAAAATATTTACAAACTCCTATTTTCAAAGCCTTTTCTACTTATCCCTCTGTAGAACGTGATTTAGCTTTCTTTGCTTCCACCGATTTAACCGTCGCAGACATTATTAATGCTATGCGTAAAGCAGGAGGTAAAACTCTTGTGGATGTAAAATTATTTGATGAGTATAAGGGTGCAAATGTAGAGGAAGGAAAACGCAGTCTTGCTTTTAGTTTAGTATATCGATCGCCCGATGGTACATTAAAAGATACTGATGTTGATCCTATCCATAATAAAATTCGGGATGCTTTGACTAAACAATTTGCTGTTACTTTGCGTAGTTGA
- a CDS encoding BsaWI family type II restriction enzyme: protein MSCYNLNKQEKKELNKIIKTYYIQPTLSRIDKFVDSSKDKKEVWKLVFNELFNIITNAHKEVDLILDERIKRGEITNKQQASKTVVGNTFPFAVIYIFLHNKIIGNIKDNIYITSELSKINGFEDVATIKIGEETQKPDCDLVIYSVSDDNKLANCLILSLKTSLRERAAQTYKWKLLMEIAISDDCSVKDKYDIVYNAKILPKICFATINFYNEINNPQQRGMLKFFDKSFIAKNVNQNLPTFISPMSNLIDFVNDVF, encoded by the coding sequence ATGAGCTGCTATAACTTAAATAAACAAGAAAAAAAAGAGTTAAATAAAATAATAAAGACTTACTATATTCAACCAACTTTATCTAGGATTGATAAATTTGTTGATTCTTCCAAAGATAAGAAAGAGGTATGGAAATTAGTTTTTAATGAACTTTTTAATATTATTACCAATGCTCATAAAGAGGTTGATTTGATTTTAGATGAAAGAATTAAAAGAGGTGAAATTACAAATAAGCAACAAGCAAGTAAAACTGTAGTAGGTAATACATTTCCTTTTGCTGTAATTTATATATTTTTACATAATAAAATAATAGGAAATATAAAAGACAATATCTATATAACTAGCGAATTGTCTAAAATTAATGGTTTTGAGGATGTAGCAACTATTAAGATAGGAGAAGAAACTCAAAAACCCGATTGTGATTTAGTTATTTATTCCGTTTCTGACGATAATAAATTAGCTAACTGTCTGATTTTATCTTTAAAAACATCTTTAAGAGAAAGGGCAGCACAAACCTATAAATGGAAATTGTTAATGGAAATTGCTATATCCGATGATTGTTCAGTAAAGGATAAATATGATATTGTTTATAATGCTAAAATTTTACCTAAAATTTGCTTTGCTACGATTAACTTTTACAATGAAATTAATAATCCTCAACAAAGGGGAATGTTGAAATTTTTTGATAAATCTTTTATTGCTAAAAATGTAAATCAAAATTTACCAACTTTTATTTCACCTATGTCTAATTTAATCGATTTTGTGAATGATGTGTTTTAA
- the dcm gene encoding DNA (cytosine-5-)-methyltransferase: MKFIDLFAGIGGFRLAFESLGCECVFASEWDKFSQQTYQDNFGDIPAGDIQKIESKDIPKHDILTAGFPCQPFSIAGVSKHNSLGNKHGFKHSTQGTLFFEIVRILKDKSPQAFLLENVKNLLSHDKGKTFSVIESTLREELGYHLYYQVIDASLLLPQHRKRIFLVGFKEPIKFNFPIINPININIEDILESDVEDKYTLTDHLWQYLQNYAQKHKEKGNGFGFGLVDLKGKSRTLSARYYKDGSEILIPQIGKNPRRLTPRECARLQGFPDEFKIIVSDTRAYKQFGNSVAVPIVKEIAKEMIKSLSNKIFLEIKPSTIKQLELPLVF, from the coding sequence ATGAAATTTATTGATTTATTTGCAGGAATAGGAGGATTTAGATTAGCATTTGAGTCTTTAGGTTGTGAATGTGTTTTTGCTTCTGAATGGGATAAATTTTCACAACAAACCTATCAAGATAATTTTGGAGATATTCCCGCAGGAGATATACAGAAAATTGAATCAAAAGATATTCCAAAACACGATATTTTAACAGCTGGTTTTCCTTGTCAACCTTTTAGTATAGCAGGAGTTTCTAAGCATAATTCTCTAGGGAATAAACACGGTTTTAAACATTCAACTCAAGGTACATTATTTTTTGAAATAGTTAGAATTTTAAAGGATAAATCTCCCCAAGCCTTTTTATTAGAAAATGTAAAAAATCTTTTAAGCCATGATAAAGGAAAAACTTTTTCAGTTATTGAAAGTACATTAAGGGAAGAATTAGGTTATCATCTTTACTATCAAGTTATTGATGCGAGTTTACTACTTCCTCAACATAGGAAAAGAATTTTTTTAGTAGGTTTTAAAGAACCAATAAAATTTAATTTTCCAATAATCAATCCTATAAATATAAATATAGAAGATATTTTAGAATCGGACGTTGAAGATAAATATACTTTGACAGATCACCTTTGGCAATATTTACAAAATTATGCTCAAAAACATAAGGAAAAAGGAAATGGTTTTGGTTTTGGTTTAGTTGATTTAAAAGGTAAAAGTAGAACTCTAAGTGCAAGATATTACAAAGATGGATCGGAAATTCTAATTCCTCAAATTGGAAAAAATCCTCGTAGATTAACCCCCAGAGAATGTGCAAGATTACAGGGTTTTCCAGATGAGTTTAAAATCATTGTCAGTGATACTAGAGCTTACAAACAATTTGGAAATTCTGTTGCTGTACCTATTGTTAAAGAAATAGCAAAAGAAATGATTAAATCATTAAGTAATAAAATTTTTTTAGAAATAAAACCTAGTACAATTAAACAATTAGAATTACCCTTAGTTTTTTGA
- a CDS encoding AAA family ATPase, with protein MYDSPPVFSICQFNDCWLWAAWNNPNDAKEFFYKTDKSLTLDCLLYSKVKSREEALKQAKNILGNHAIEIKTQWAEEIIRLINEPLLDLLPTNNSNNNNKNNDESKNIINNKKIDPDLEKDLEILNSLIGLKEVKSTIQELVNIARIAKLKSEMGLKTPTITRHLVFTGNAGTGKTTVARIIGNIYKKLNMLSQGHFVEVDRGDLVAEYLGQTAPKTAKIVEFALGGVLFIDEAYSLVPENQKDMFGQEAISTLLKMMEDNRDNLVVIVAGYKDDMKRFINANQGLKSRFAKFINFVDYKPEELSKIFNFMAEENGYHITSDFEEKMCNLFRELEAKIGELGNGRFVRNIFDRCLTNQCNRLANLSNLAKQDLITFQSSDIPSMTEIENNIM; from the coding sequence ATGTATGATTCACCTCCAGTCTTTAGTATTTGCCAATTCAATGATTGCTGGTTGTGGGCGGCTTGGAATAACCCAAATGATGCCAAGGAATTTTTTTATAAAACTGATAAGTCTTTGACTTTAGATTGTTTGTTATATTCTAAGGTTAAATCGAGAGAAGAAGCATTAAAACAAGCAAAAAATATATTGGGTAATCATGCTATTGAAATTAAGACTCAATGGGCGGAAGAAATTATTAGATTAATCAATGAACCTTTATTAGATTTGCTCCCAACAAATAATAGTAATAACAATAATAAAAATAATGATGAAAGTAAAAATATTATTAATAATAAGAAAATCGATCCAGATTTAGAAAAAGATTTAGAAATATTAAACTCTTTAATTGGTTTAAAAGAGGTAAAATCAACCATTCAAGAATTAGTAAATATAGCTAGAATTGCAAAACTTAAATCAGAAATGGGATTAAAAACACCCACAATCACGAGACACTTAGTCTTTACGGGTAATGCCGGTACGGGAAAAACAACTGTAGCAAGAATTATCGGGAATATTTATAAAAAATTAAATATGCTTTCTCAAGGACATTTTGTTGAAGTAGATAGAGGTGATTTAGTCGCAGAATATTTGGGACAAACCGCCCCTAAAACAGCTAAGATTGTTGAATTTGCATTAGGTGGAGTTTTATTTATTGATGAGGCTTATTCTCTTGTACCAGAAAATCAAAAAGATATGTTTGGTCAAGAAGCAATCAGCACTTTGTTAAAAATGATGGAAGATAATAGAGATAATTTGGTGGTAATTGTTGCTGGTTATAAAGATGATATGAAACGATTTATTAATGCTAATCAAGGTTTAAAATCTCGTTTTGCTAAGTTTATTAATTTTGTTGATTATAAGCCTGAAGAATTAAGCAAAATATTTAATTTTATGGCCGAAGAAAATGGCTATCATATAACATCTGATTTTGAAGAAAAAATGTGTAATTTGTTTAGGGAATTAGAAGCAAAAATAGGAGAATTAGGGAATGGTAGATTTGTGAGGAATATTTTTGATCGGTGTCTTACTAATCAATGTAATCGTTTAGCTAATCTTAGTAATCTTGCTAAACAAGATTTAATAACTTTTCAATCTTCGGATATTCCCTCTATGACAGAAATAGAAAATAATATTATGTAG
- a CDS encoding HEAT repeat domain-containing protein — MSQINLAEIDRQLESDNSKDRLLALASLREVEAKDAVPLIKKVIYDEMLPVRSMAIFALGVKQTEECLPILVKLLETDPDYGIRADAAGALGYLKDIRAFEPLVRAFYEDTEWLVRFSAAVSLGNLGDIRAKKLLLDALHSNETALQQAAISALGEVKAEDCIEEILVFVQSDDWLIRQRVSESLGNFKGNEKAISALNFLVKDSHPQVCQAAEYSLQKISV; from the coding sequence ATGAGTCAGATTAATTTAGCAGAAATCGATCGCCAATTGGAAAGTGACAATTCAAAAGATAGACTATTAGCTCTTGCATCCCTTAGAGAAGTAGAAGCCAAGGATGCTGTACCATTAATAAAAAAGGTAATTTATGATGAAATGTTACCCGTGCGTTCCATGGCAATTTTTGCATTAGGGGTCAAACAAACTGAGGAATGTTTACCAATCTTAGTAAAATTATTAGAAACTGATCCTGACTATGGCATTCGTGCGGATGCGGCGGGGGCTTTAGGATATTTAAAAGATATTCGTGCTTTTGAGCCTTTGGTTAGGGCTTTTTATGAGGATACTGAATGGTTAGTGCGTTTTAGTGCGGCCGTCTCTTTAGGCAATTTGGGTGATATTCGGGCTAAAAAACTACTTTTAGATGCTTTGCATAGCAATGAAACAGCTTTACAACAAGCGGCTATTTCTGCCTTGGGAGAGGTTAAAGCGGAAGATTGTATCGAAGAAATCTTGGTGTTTGTTCAATCAGATGACTGGTTAATTCGTCAAAGGGTATCTGAATCTTTAGGTAATTTTAAGGGTAATGAAAAAGCAATATCTGCTCTTAATTTCTTAGTCAAAGACTCTCATCCTCAAGTGTGTCAAGCGGCTGAATATTCTTTACAAAAGATTTCTGTTTAA
- a CDS encoding ATP-binding protein, whose protein sequence is MKFSLKVILSISFLLPVVTIAMIVGSLSLWFGQKAVNDLADQLMMQSSDRILDNVKTFLALPQQITQTSQNLVTANILDLETENMDKWLPFLWEEYKTNKDKFISAIQIVNLDDYYVASGQSFRKNTWEKIEGVALSYNNKYRAYFSIEDYEKNRNIIIHLNSFSAKKRPWYQAVIDKKNKTWTNVYSRLSNKESLVINFSQPLYLTDKSKIKGVVSVQLDLIYINQFLNSLTIGKTGKAIIIDKQGHLIATSEGDRTRQITKEKNNLLSIINDTNEFNKQLGLYLLNKYQSFAKVNNILSQKLTINKEKYFLLTRSLKDEYGLDWLLIITIPEQDFLEEINNNYYRTIVLTIIAVIITIILSLLIANSIAKPIANLNQASQEIALGNWQKTIKNYPIKELDNLVQSFNTMSGQLQDYVQTIQENEQNLQQAKQLLEDYNRTLELQVKQRTLELANAKEKAEVASLAKSRFLANMSHELRSPLNIVLGFSQLMLNSRDLLENTKENLEIINNSGKHLLMLINNILDLAKIEAGKIELNPENIDLFHLLSQISQVFTIKAQEKNLTLTINYQHLSLRYINTDTLKLRQILINLLSNALKFTSTGNITVNLEAKPLISPEYDLWFEITDTGIGISEEDKIKIWNAFQQSETGKYTPEGTGLGLTITKQFIELMGGNITLTSEEGIGSTFRFNIKVKEVNGDTIVKSVQKSRVIALAPNQKQYRILVVDDKWVNRQLLIKLLQPFGFELQEAENGKEALKIWQNWQPHLIWLDMRMPVMDGYETIKHIKSTIQGNATVVIALTASVLGNQQQIILDAGCDDYVRKPFLDSTIFEMLEKHLGVKFIYEKIANINHDKKITTTEILTTKSLKIMPPQWHQELKQAVLRLDEKKMLLLIDKIPYNHYHIAEKLKQLVNNFETEKILDLLL, encoded by the coding sequence ATGAAATTTTCTCTCAAGGTAATTTTATCTATTTCTTTTTTATTACCTGTAGTTACGATCGCAATGATTGTTGGTAGTTTATCCCTATGGTTTGGTCAAAAAGCTGTCAATGATCTTGCGGATCAATTAATGATGCAAAGTAGCGATCGCATCTTAGATAATGTTAAAACATTTTTGGCACTACCGCAACAAATAACTCAAACCAGTCAAAATTTAGTCACCGCTAATATTTTGGATTTAGAAACGGAAAACATGGATAAATGGTTGCCATTTTTGTGGGAAGAATATAAGACTAATAAAGATAAATTTATCAGCGCTATTCAAATTGTAAATTTAGATGATTATTATGTAGCTAGTGGGCAAAGTTTTCGCAAAAACACTTGGGAAAAAATTGAAGGAGTTGCCCTTAGTTATAATAATAAATATCGAGCTTACTTTTCTATTGAAGACTATGAAAAAAACAGAAATATTATCATTCATTTGAACTCTTTTTCTGCAAAAAAACGTCCCTGGTATCAAGCAGTAATTGACAAAAAAAATAAAACATGGACTAATGTATATAGTAGATTATCTAATAAAGAAAGTTTAGTAATTAATTTTTCTCAACCTCTTTATCTAACAGATAAATCAAAAATTAAAGGAGTCGTTTCTGTTCAACTAGACTTAATTTATATCAATCAATTTCTTAACTCATTAACCATTGGTAAAACGGGAAAAGCCATTATAATAGATAAACAAGGACATTTAATTGCTACCTCAGAAGGCGATCGCACTCGCCAAATAACAAAAGAGAAAAATAATTTATTATCGATAATTAATGATACTAATGAATTTAATAAACAACTGGGTTTATACTTATTAAATAAATATCAATCTTTTGCCAAAGTAAATAATATATTATCGCAAAAATTAACGATTAATAAAGAAAAATATTTTTTACTTACCCGTAGTTTAAAAGATGAATATGGATTAGATTGGCTACTAATAATAACTATCCCTGAACAAGATTTTTTGGAGGAAATAAATAATAATTATTACCGCACTATAGTTTTGACAATAATTGCTGTTATTATCACAATTATATTAAGTCTTTTGATTGCCAATAGTATCGCTAAACCCATAGCAAATTTGAATCAGGCATCTCAGGAAATAGCCCTCGGTAACTGGCAAAAAACCATAAAAAATTATCCCATTAAAGAGTTAGATAATTTAGTACAATCTTTTAATACCATGAGTGGGCAATTACAAGATTATGTGCAAACAATTCAGGAAAATGAGCAAAATCTGCAACAAGCAAAACAATTATTAGAAGATTATAACCGCACCCTTGAACTTCAGGTTAAACAACGCACTCTTGAGTTAGCTAACGCCAAAGAAAAAGCCGAAGTAGCAAGTCTGGCAAAAAGTCGTTTTCTCGCTAATATGAGTCATGAGCTGCGATCGCCCCTCAATATTGTGTTAGGATTTTCTCAGTTAATGCTCAATTCCCGTGACTTATTAGAAAATACAAAAGAAAATCTGGAAATAATTAACAATAGTGGCAAACATCTTCTGATGTTAATTAACAATATTTTAGACTTAGCGAAGATAGAAGCAGGAAAAATTGAATTAAACCCAGAAAATATCGACTTATTCCATTTATTAAGCCAAATTAGCCAAGTATTCACCATTAAAGCCCAAGAAAAAAACCTAACTCTTACCATCAACTATCAACATTTATCTCTCCGTTACATTAACACCGACACCCTCAAACTAAGACAAATTTTAATCAATCTCCTCAGTAACGCCCTCAAATTTACCTCCACTGGCAATATTACCGTTAACCTAGAAGCAAAACCCCTTATTTCCCCCGAATATGATTTATGGTTTGAAATCACAGACACAGGTATCGGTATCAGTGAAGAAGACAAAATAAAGATTTGGAATGCCTTTCAACAGAGTGAAACGGGGAAATATACCCCAGAAGGCACAGGTTTAGGCTTAACTATCACCAAGCAATTTATTGAGTTAATGGGGGGTAATATAACCCTTACCAGTGAAGAAGGCATCGGCTCAACCTTTCGATTTAACATTAAAGTAAAAGAAGTAAATGGCGATACCATCGTCAAATCTGTGCAAAAATCCCGTGTCATTGCCCTTGCCCCAAATCAAAAACAATATCGTATCCTAGTGGTGGATGATAAATGGGTAAACCGTCAACTTTTAATCAAACTATTGCAACCCTTCGGTTTCGAGTTACAGGAAGCGGAAAACGGCAAAGAAGCACTTAAAATATGGCAAAATTGGCAACCCCATTTGATTTGGCTAGATATGAGAATGCCTGTCATGGATGGTTATGAGACGATTAAACACATAAAAAGTACCATACAAGGAAACGCCACCGTTGTCATCGCCTTAACCGCTAGTGTCTTAGGAAATCAGCAACAAATCATCCTTGATGCAGGTTGTGATGACTATGTGCGTAAACCCTTTTTAGATAGCACTATTTTCGAGATGCTAGAAAAACACTTAGGTGTAAAATTTATCTATGAAAAAATTGCTAACATTAACCATGATAAAAAAATCACTACTACAGAAATTTTAACTACCAAATCATTAAAAATTATGCCTCCTCAATGGCATCAAGAATTAAAACAAGCAGTATTAAGATTAGATGAGAAAAAAATGCTTTTGTTGATTGATAAAATTCCCTATAATCATTATCATATTGCAGAAAAATTAAAGCAATTAGTAAATAACTTTGAGACAGAAAAAATCCTTGACTTATTATTATAA